From the genome of Brassica oleracea var. oleracea cultivar TO1000 chromosome C4, BOL, whole genome shotgun sequence:
TTGATTTCAATAAAAAAAAATGTTTTGGTAGCTAGATGTGTGGTAAAATTGTTCTTCAGCGACTATACCCCTGAGATGCAGGCATCATACCTATCAATGTCTATGTGTATAAGGCTGGCTATTATCACAATTCTCATGACTTCCGTACTCTCATACGCATGTAAGTGAAGTCTATGCTCCTGGCTATATGCATGAGTTACACATAAGTTCTATTGCATCACACACAGTGTATTATTTGCGATTATTTTATTTGAGCCGAGTTACTTAATTTGGAGCTAATGTTTTAAATTGAGTGAAATTAGGTCATCGGTTGTGTCACTCTCGAAAACAGTCTCCGACACATCTCACTCCCAAAACGAAACATGCAACCCACCCGAAGAAGCTCTCGATTGTCTGCGAGAGGAACATCTATTCCGGCTCCCTCCATCGCTGGTTCTTCCGGACCTTCCTGCAAACGAATCTGGAAGCCACGGCGAGAGATGACTCCGCCTCCATCTTCTCCGTCTGCTGCATATACGTCTTCCTCATCTACCGACGACGAGGTTGAAGCCTTTCAACCCAAAGAGCCGCGTTATCAAGCAAGCCGTGCTATTTTCCAAGCATGAAATCAAGAGAACCCTGAGATGCTTTGTTCCAACATCGCTCCGTTCTCGAGTCACTTCGTCACGAGCAATTCGGCTGAGAGGTATGAAAAATTGGCTCCCCGTGAGTTTGTGATTCAGCAGAGGTTAGATGTGAATGATGAGAACTTGTTTGATGTGAAACGGGTGGTAGTTAGGTCGGGTTTGATCTACACTCTGATTGATAGTGATTTGTTTCACCCCAATGTGGTGAAAGAGTTTATTGCCAATTTGGGTGCTGCTGAGAATAGAGGAAATGGTGTTGCTGTGTTTCTTCGTGGGTCTATGGTTGAATTCTCTCCTAGCCTGATTAATGCCATGTATTTGGTTCCGGGATTTGAAGAAGATCCTGACTACTTGGCCGCAAACATTGATCGAGTGTGCTCGTTTCTGACGGATAATCGTGTGCAGCGTTGGGAAGACATGAGCTCTAAGTATCTGACCCCGACGAATCAGGTTTACAAGCTAGTGTGCTCAAATTGGATTCCCACCACCAACTACACGTCAATGAACCAGGAACGACTCAAGTTTCTCTACATGCTCCATCATCATAGAAGCTTTGACTTTGGTCAGATGGTCTACGATCAAATCATCAGCTTTGCAGCGAACATCAACACTGACAGGTCTCGGAGGGTCATTTTCCCTACATTGATTCAGCAAGTTATTGACTATCAACGAACAGTGTTGTCATTTGAAGATGATGAGGAGTATACCGGGTATCCTAAGCTAGTTGTCAAAGACATAAAGGCAAGCAGAGGACAAGGGGGTAATTCTAGTGCCGTGGATCTTCTGGCTGACATTGAGCGAACCATAGCTGATCTTAAGAGCATTCGGATTCGCTTGAGGAGTAAGGGTGTAGTACTTTTTGAATTTTTTTTTAATTCTATGAGTCTCTGACCTTCTGCTTTTTATCTTAATGTGCATCTACTCAATGGGAGAATATCCACAGTATTCTCGTCAAACCCTACAGGATGAGGAGGAAGGTGAAGTGGAACCGGATAGTGAAGAAAGTGAAAGTTTCTAATGAGTGAATCTATTGTGTTTTATTCTATGCACTATGTACTGAATCTAGATTATGCAATTTGCATCGTACTCTTGTTTTTGCTTCCGTTTGTGTGTGTGAATTAAAACTCTTAATTTCTTAAGTATGTGGTGTTTCCGCTTTCTCATATCTTGTGGTATGACGTTAGACTAATCCTTATGCTTGATGTGGAAGATTGTCTTGTGTGTTGAGCTTTGCTGCAACAGGTTGAGTAGGTTGTCACATTCAGACAAAAAGGAGGAGAATGTAAGCTCAAGAATTATGAGCTTGTTCGGTCTGAGCCTAGACTGTGTTACACATGGTGATGAGTGAGTAACATAGTGGGTTAAGTTTGTTACGACGTGATGACGTGTCATAAACTTATGGAAGTAGAAGATATTTCTTTGGCGCGAAGCAAAGAAGATCTTCTGTTGGCGATATTTTAGGAAGTAGAATATTGCTTTTCACGGGTACTTAACGAGGGCATCTAGAAGTGTTTTAGGTCAAGCGTTAAGAGAGAAAAAACTATAGCAAGAGGTTTGTTCTTGTCGGCTTCAGAAATCGAGTGAAAGGTTTTCAGCTTGTATTTCTGTAATTTAGAGATTAGAAATTGGTCTGTCGCTAGTCGTGTGTGACTGAGCATAAACCGGATTAACCAGATCTAGGAGGATTGTTTAAAAGATTTCTAATATACAAGAAATTGTTCTTGAAAGATTTGTGTACGGTTCATATTGGAGTGTCTCTGAACTTTCACCACCTACAACAATGGAAGATGTTGCGTTATATGTGTATCTGTTCTTTAGTAGTATAGGAGCAAAACAGAGAAAAAAGAGAGAGATTGTGTGGGTTTGTATTACAATGTGAGTTGGCCAATCCTCAAGGCCATCGAATATATGAGTGGCGTAGATAATGGTTGCTCCTCGTTCTTGGCATCCCTTCCTCAGAAATGTCAAAAGGATCATCAGTGATTTCATCCAAAAGCAGAACCTGTATATGATCCAATAAAGAAAAGGGTTCTTAAGCATTATTCACATATTGGCGTTTGTGTTGTTACAATAAAGATACCTTGAAAGGCTTGAGGAGTCCCATACAAATCTGGACGCGTCTTGTTGGAGATAACCTTGAAGTTAACTTAATGGACAAGTTATACAAGTCCTAATCGAGTTAGGATTAGGAAAGTTAATTCCTAAGAGTTTAGGAAACTTTAATGCTTATATAAAGAGTTGCAAGAGTGTTGCATACCTTTAAGAGTTTAGAGAGTTTGTGTTTGAGAAGCTTAAGGTTTTTGAGTGTTTCCTTAAGAGAGAGTTTAATAAAGTGAATTCTTTATTCAAGTTTCATACGCAAACCCTAAAACTATATTTGGTATCAGATCCAATACATCAAACAAAACAGCGATCATGGGAGATATAGTAGCGGTCAAGACAAAAGAGGAACGAGGGCCATCGTGGATCTCTTGCCCCATGCTAAACACAACGAACTATACGGTGTGAGCTATGAGGATGAAACTTCTCCTCAAAGTTCATAAAGTATGGGAGGTTGTGGAGAATGAATCAGACGCAGTGGAC
Proteins encoded in this window:
- the LOC106337927 gene encoding uncharacterized protein LOC106337927, producing MLCSNIAPFSSHFVTSNSAERYEKLAPREFVIQQRLDVNDENLFDVKRVVVRSGLIYTLIDSDLFHPNVVKEFIANLGAAENRGNGVAVFLRGSMVEFSPSLINAMYLVPGFEEDPDYLAANIDRVCSFLTDNRVQRWEDMSSKYLTPTNQVYKLVCSNWIPTTNYTSMNQERLKFLYMLHHHRSFDFGQMVYDQIISFAANINTDRSRRVIFPTLIQQVIDYQRTVLSFEDDEEYTGYPKLVVKDIKASRGQGGNSSAVDLLADIERTIADLKSIRIRLRSKGVYSRQTLQDEEEGEVEPDSEESESF